In Ruania zhangjianzhongii, the following proteins share a genomic window:
- a CDS encoding pyruvate dehydrogenase produces the protein MPTAAEQLVDTLHAAGVRRIYGLVGDSLNPITEAIRTHDDMEWVHCHNEESAALAAAADAQLTGELAVCAASCGPGNTHLIQGLYDAHRTGAPVLAIASHIPSAQIGSTYFQETHPERLFVECSHWCEMINGVEQLPRALRIAMQTAVGKRGVSVLVLPGDVSARDARGRVPTCVPIPPGRMAPDPQRVAELAALVNAAEKVAIFAGAGVADSREEVLAFAEKVKAPVGHSLGGKEWIQHDNPYDVGMSGLLGYGACHEALHEADLVLLLGTDFPYPEFLPQRNTVQVDAAAEALGRRTPLELGICGDVGLTLAAVMDTVKVKTRRKFLDDMLRRHERALTKVVDAYTKDVAHLRPIHPEYVADVLDEVAAEDAIFTVDTGMCNVWAARYLTPNGRRRVIGSFRHGTMANALPHAIGAQKAYPGRQVISISGDGGLAMLLGELLTAAEQNLPLTVVVFNNGSLGMIRLEQMVAGYPYFGTDHTADFAAIARGCGIEASTVTEPEKVREALTAALAHPGPSLLDVRTDPDALSLPPTITGGQVKGFALAATRTVLDGGVGRMLQLARSNLRNIPR, from the coding sequence GTGCCCACCGCTGCCGAACAACTGGTCGACACTCTGCATGCGGCGGGCGTACGCCGTATCTACGGGTTGGTGGGGGACAGCCTGAACCCGATCACCGAGGCCATCCGCACGCACGACGATATGGAGTGGGTGCACTGTCACAACGAGGAGTCCGCTGCGCTCGCCGCCGCGGCCGACGCCCAGCTCACCGGTGAGCTCGCCGTCTGCGCCGCCAGCTGCGGGCCGGGCAACACCCACCTGATCCAGGGTCTGTACGACGCGCACCGCACCGGGGCACCGGTGCTGGCGATCGCCTCGCACATCCCTTCGGCGCAGATCGGGTCCACCTACTTCCAGGAAACCCACCCGGAGCGGCTGTTCGTGGAGTGCAGCCACTGGTGCGAGATGATCAACGGCGTCGAACAGCTCCCGCGTGCCCTGCGGATCGCCATGCAGACGGCGGTCGGCAAGCGGGGGGTGTCCGTGCTGGTGCTCCCGGGGGACGTGAGCGCGCGGGACGCACGCGGCCGCGTACCCACCTGCGTGCCGATCCCGCCCGGACGGATGGCTCCGGATCCGCAGCGGGTGGCCGAGCTGGCCGCACTGGTGAACGCCGCAGAGAAGGTCGCGATCTTCGCCGGTGCCGGAGTGGCGGACAGCCGCGAGGAGGTGCTGGCGTTTGCGGAGAAGGTGAAGGCACCGGTCGGGCACTCCCTCGGCGGCAAGGAGTGGATTCAGCACGACAACCCGTACGACGTGGGGATGAGCGGTCTGCTCGGCTACGGCGCCTGCCACGAGGCGCTGCACGAAGCGGACCTGGTGCTGCTGCTCGGCACCGACTTCCCGTACCCGGAGTTCCTGCCGCAGCGCAACACCGTGCAGGTGGACGCCGCCGCGGAGGCGCTCGGCCGCCGCACCCCGCTGGAGCTGGGCATCTGCGGCGATGTCGGCCTGACCCTCGCAGCCGTCATGGACACCGTGAAGGTGAAGACCCGTCGCAAGTTCCTCGACGACATGCTCCGCCGGCACGAACGTGCCCTGACCAAGGTGGTGGACGCCTACACCAAGGACGTCGCCCACCTGCGCCCGATCCACCCCGAGTACGTGGCCGATGTGCTCGACGAGGTGGCCGCAGAGGACGCGATCTTCACGGTGGACACCGGAATGTGCAACGTCTGGGCGGCCCGCTACCTCACCCCGAACGGCCGCCGGCGGGTGATCGGCTCCTTCCGGCACGGAACGATGGCGAATGCGCTCCCGCATGCCATCGGGGCGCAGAAGGCCTATCCCGGCCGCCAGGTGATCTCCATCTCCGGTGACGGCGGGCTGGCGATGCTGCTGGGTGAGCTGCTCACCGCCGCCGAACAGAACCTCCCGCTGACCGTGGTGGTGTTCAACAACGGATCGCTGGGCATGATCCGGCTGGAGCAGATGGTCGCCGGCTACCCCTACTTCGGCACCGACCACACGGCAGACTTCGCCGCGATCGCCCGCGGGTGCGGGATCGAGGCCAGCACAGTCACCGAGCCGGAGAAGGTGCGCGAAGCGCTGACTGCGGCGCTGGCCCACCCGGGGCCGTCGCTGCTGGACGTACGCACCGATCCGGATGCGCTCTCGCTGCCGCCCACGATCACCGGCGGACAGGTGAAGGGGTTCGCGCTGGCCGCCACCCGCACCGTGCTGGACGGGGGAGTCGGCCGGATGCTGCAGCTGGCACGCTCGAACCTGCGCAACATTCCGCGGTGA
- the metH gene encoding methionine synthase gives MRPDRSTALFEALRTRVVVADGAMGTMLQDAELTLADFDDLEGCNEILNVTRPDVIESIHDAYFAVGVDCVETNTFGANASNLGDYDIVERIAELAEAGAAIARRSADKHARPDRPRWVLGAMGPGTKLPSLGHVPYADLKASFADQAEGLIRGGADAILIETSQDLLQTKAAINAVKVARERTAVDIPIIAQVTVETTGTMLMGSEIGAALTVLQALGIDAIGLNCATGPEQMSEHLRHLAKHASIPVTCQPNAGLPVLGKNGAEYPLTPAELAAAHTQFTGEFGLSLVGGCCGTTPEHLRAVVEAVHGKPVTPRTPEPTYGVASLYSHTDFDQDAAFLAIGERTNANGSKAFREAMLAENWDECTQIARAQTRDGAHLLDVCIDYVGRDGVRDAHEVISRLASASTLPLVIDSTEPEVIQAGLELVGGRAVVNSVNFEDGDGPTSRYARVMPLVQEHGAAVVALTIDEQGQARTAEHKVAVASRLIEDLTTRWGMAVQDIIVDALTFPIATGQEETRRDAIETIEAIRQLKARYPGVHTTLGVSNVSFGLNPAARVVLNSVFLHEAVEAGLDSAIVHAAKILPLASIPDEQRQAALDLVWDKRVYDSDGAMSHDPLAHLLEVFSGVDTAAMKDARAAELAALPLDERLARRIIDGEMKGLVEDLDAGLAEGWKALDIVNDHLLAGMKVVGERFGAGEMQLPFVLQSAETMKTAVAHLEPHMEKIADDAGKGTIVIGTVRGDVHDIGKNLVDIILSNNGYTVVNLGIKQPVAAFIEAAQTHQADVIGMSGLLVKSTVVMKENLEELNGRDLAGAYPVLLGGAALTRVYVEDDLADLYGGQVRYARDAFEGLRLMEPLVRIARGEAPDAVGLPPLKKRRHAQVTLTETAPEDLPARSDVALDNTIPTPPFWGTRVVKGIAQAGYASFLDERATFMGQWGLKPSRGEGPSYEELVATEGRPRLRQWLEQIATDDLLIPSVVYGYFPAVAEGDDLVILHHDGPDGGSGGQAGTERLRFSFPRQHRDRHLCLADFVRPRESGEVDLIGMQLVTVGPRVAERTAELFAENRYREYMELHGLSVQLTEALAEYWHARVREELGFAAEDPENLEGMFKVAYRGARYSFGYPACPDLADRAKIVELLRPDRIGVSLSEELQLHPEQSTDALVFHHPEAKYFSV, from the coding sequence ATGCGCCCAGATCGATCTACTGCCCTGTTCGAAGCCCTGCGGACCCGAGTGGTGGTCGCCGATGGCGCGATGGGCACCATGTTGCAGGACGCAGAGCTCACCCTCGCGGACTTCGACGACCTGGAGGGCTGCAACGAGATCCTCAACGTCACCCGCCCGGACGTGATCGAAAGCATCCACGACGCGTACTTCGCCGTCGGAGTGGACTGCGTGGAGACGAACACGTTCGGCGCGAACGCCTCCAACCTGGGCGACTACGACATCGTGGAGCGGATCGCCGAGCTCGCTGAGGCCGGTGCCGCCATCGCCCGCCGCTCCGCGGACAAGCACGCTCGCCCCGATCGCCCCCGCTGGGTGCTCGGCGCGATGGGCCCAGGAACCAAGCTGCCCAGCCTCGGGCACGTGCCCTACGCCGACCTCAAGGCCAGCTTCGCCGACCAGGCCGAAGGCCTGATCCGCGGCGGCGCGGACGCGATCCTGATCGAGACCAGCCAGGACCTGCTGCAGACGAAAGCGGCGATCAACGCCGTGAAGGTCGCCCGGGAGCGCACCGCCGTCGACATCCCGATCATCGCCCAGGTGACGGTGGAGACCACCGGCACCATGCTGATGGGATCGGAGATCGGTGCCGCACTGACGGTGCTGCAGGCCCTGGGCATCGATGCGATCGGGCTGAACTGCGCGACCGGGCCGGAGCAGATGAGCGAGCACCTGCGCCACCTCGCCAAGCACGCATCGATCCCGGTCACCTGCCAGCCGAACGCCGGCCTGCCGGTGCTCGGCAAGAACGGTGCCGAGTACCCGCTCACCCCGGCCGAGCTGGCCGCCGCGCACACCCAGTTCACCGGGGAGTTCGGCCTGTCCCTGGTGGGCGGCTGCTGCGGCACCACCCCGGAGCACCTGCGCGCCGTGGTCGAGGCCGTGCACGGCAAGCCGGTCACGCCCCGCACCCCCGAACCGACCTACGGCGTGGCGAGCCTGTACTCGCACACCGACTTCGACCAGGACGCCGCGTTCCTGGCGATCGGGGAGCGCACCAACGCCAACGGTTCGAAGGCGTTCCGGGAGGCGATGCTCGCGGAGAACTGGGACGAGTGCACCCAGATCGCCCGCGCCCAGACCCGCGACGGCGCGCACCTGCTGGACGTGTGCATCGACTACGTCGGCCGAGACGGGGTCCGCGACGCCCACGAGGTGATCTCCCGCCTGGCGAGCGCATCCACGCTGCCGCTGGTGATCGACTCCACCGAGCCGGAGGTGATCCAGGCCGGGCTCGAGCTGGTCGGCGGGCGGGCCGTGGTGAACTCGGTGAACTTCGAGGACGGCGATGGCCCCACCTCCCGCTACGCCCGAGTGATGCCCCTGGTCCAGGAGCACGGCGCTGCTGTGGTGGCACTGACCATCGACGAGCAGGGCCAGGCCCGCACCGCCGAGCACAAGGTCGCTGTGGCCTCCCGGCTGATCGAGGACCTCACCACCCGGTGGGGGATGGCGGTGCAGGACATCATCGTCGACGCCCTCACCTTCCCGATCGCCACCGGCCAGGAGGAGACCCGGCGGGACGCGATCGAGACGATCGAGGCGATCCGTCAGCTCAAGGCCCGCTACCCCGGGGTACACACCACGCTGGGTGTCTCGAACGTGTCCTTCGGGCTGAATCCGGCCGCCCGGGTGGTGCTGAACTCGGTGTTCCTGCACGAAGCCGTCGAGGCCGGGCTGGACTCGGCGATCGTGCATGCCGCGAAGATCCTCCCGCTCGCTTCGATCCCGGACGAACAACGCCAGGCTGCGCTGGACCTGGTCTGGGACAAACGCGTCTATGACAGTGACGGCGCGATGTCCCACGATCCCCTGGCGCACCTTCTCGAGGTGTTCTCCGGGGTGGACACCGCCGCGATGAAGGATGCGCGTGCTGCCGAGCTGGCGGCCCTCCCGCTGGACGAGCGGCTCGCCCGCCGGATCATCGACGGCGAGATGAAGGGCCTGGTCGAGGACCTGGACGCCGGTCTGGCCGAGGGGTGGAAGGCGCTGGACATCGTCAACGACCACCTGCTCGCCGGGATGAAGGTGGTCGGCGAGCGGTTCGGTGCCGGTGAGATGCAGCTGCCGTTCGTGCTGCAGTCCGCGGAGACGATGAAGACCGCCGTGGCGCACCTGGAACCGCATATGGAGAAGATCGCCGATGATGCCGGCAAGGGCACTATCGTGATCGGCACCGTGCGCGGAGACGTGCACGACATCGGTAAGAACCTGGTGGACATCATCCTGTCCAACAACGGGTACACGGTGGTGAACCTCGGCATCAAGCAGCCGGTGGCCGCGTTCATCGAAGCCGCGCAGACCCACCAGGCCGACGTGATCGGGATGAGCGGGCTGCTGGTGAAGTCCACCGTGGTGATGAAGGAGAACCTCGAAGAGCTGAACGGGCGCGACCTGGCCGGCGCCTACCCGGTGCTGCTCGGTGGGGCAGCGCTGACCCGGGTGTACGTCGAGGACGACCTCGCCGACCTCTACGGCGGCCAGGTGCGTTACGCCCGGGACGCCTTCGAAGGGCTGCGCCTGATGGAGCCGCTGGTGCGGATCGCACGGGGAGAGGCACCGGACGCCGTCGGCCTGCCGCCGCTGAAGAAGCGCCGGCATGCCCAGGTGACCCTCACCGAGACCGCACCCGAGGACCTCCCGGCGCGTTCCGACGTCGCCCTGGACAACACCATCCCGACCCCACCGTTCTGGGGGACCCGGGTGGTGAAGGGCATCGCCCAGGCCGGCTATGCGAGCTTCCTGGACGAGCGCGCGACGTTCATGGGGCAGTGGGGCCTGAAGCCGAGCCGGGGTGAGGGGCCGAGCTATGAGGAGCTGGTGGCCACGGAGGGCCGCCCGCGGCTGCGGCAGTGGTTGGAGCAGATCGCTACGGACGACCTGCTGATCCCGTCGGTGGTGTACGGGTACTTCCCGGCGGTGGCCGAGGGTGATGATCTGGTGATCCTGCACCACGACGGGCCGGACGGTGGTTCCGGCGGCCAGGCCGGCACCGAGCGGCTCCGGTTCTCCTTCCCCCGCCAGCACCGGGACCGGCACCTCTGCCTGGCCGACTTCGTCCGGCCGCGCGAGTCCGGGGAGGTGGACCTGATCGGGATGCAGCTGGTCACCGTGGGACCGCGGGTGGCCGAGCGTACCGCCGAGCTGTTCGCCGAGAACCGGTACCGGGAGTACATGGAGCTGCACGGGCTCTCGGTGCAGCTGACCGAGGCACTCGCCGAGTACTGGCACGCCCGGGTGCGCGAGGAGCTCGGCTTCGCTGCTGAGGACCCGGAGAACCTGGAGGGGATGTTCAAGGTGGCCTACCGCGGCGCCCGGTACTCCTTCGGCTACCCGGCCTGCCCGGACTTGGCCGACCGCGCCAAGATCGTCGAGCTGCTGCGCCCGGACCGGATCGGGGTGAGCCTGAGCGAGGAGCTGCAGCTGCACCCGGAGCAGTCCACCGACGCGCTGGTGTTCCACCACCCGGAGGCGAAGTACTTCTCGGTGTGA
- a CDS encoding 6-phospho-beta-glucosidase: MRLTILGGGGFRVPLVYRALLADASPERVTQVRLYDTDPVRARGIAQVLSAQAAGRADVPEVVVCTELDEALVGADFVFSAIRVGGTAGRAADERIALRHGLIGQETTGVGGISYALRGLPVVASLAERIRAVCPEAWVINFTNPAGMVTEVMTSILGERVIGICDSPVGLARRVLTTLEGADLVAPGSAAGVGLGGSTVHVDYIGLNHLGWLRGLQVDGVDVLGELLARPDLIASFEEGRLFTPGWIQTLGAVPNEYLHYFYYQREARAAEAAAEATRGVYLEQQQGGFYAAASDLPAEQAEALWERTRADREATYMATNREAAGSFERDESDLVSGGYDQVALAIMHAIAHDDGAELILNVPNAGLLRELDEQAVIEVPCRVDAAGVHPLPVDPLPGYARGLVTTVKYVERCTIEAALTGSRDAALRALAAHPLTDSVAVAAEVLEDFLATHPQLAYLR; encoded by the coding sequence GTGCGACTGACGATCCTCGGCGGAGGCGGCTTCCGGGTCCCCCTGGTGTACCGGGCCCTGCTGGCCGACGCCTCCCCGGAGCGGGTCACCCAGGTACGGCTCTACGACACCGACCCCGTGCGCGCGCGTGGTATCGCGCAGGTGCTCAGCGCGCAGGCGGCAGGCCGGGCGGATGTTCCCGAGGTCGTGGTGTGCACCGAGCTGGACGAGGCGCTGGTCGGCGCCGACTTCGTGTTCTCCGCGATCCGGGTGGGTGGCACCGCCGGGAGGGCCGCGGACGAGCGGATCGCCCTGCGGCACGGCCTGATCGGGCAGGAGACCACCGGTGTGGGCGGTATCAGCTACGCACTGCGCGGTCTGCCCGTGGTGGCCAGCCTGGCCGAACGGATCCGCGCCGTGTGCCCCGAGGCCTGGGTGATCAACTTCACCAACCCCGCCGGCATGGTCACCGAGGTGATGACCAGCATCCTCGGTGAACGCGTGATCGGCATCTGCGACTCTCCGGTGGGGCTGGCACGCCGAGTCCTCACCACGCTGGAGGGTGCCGACCTGGTGGCCCCGGGCAGTGCGGCCGGTGTGGGCCTGGGCGGCAGTACCGTGCACGTGGACTACATCGGGCTAAATCACCTGGGCTGGCTGCGCGGGCTGCAGGTGGACGGGGTGGACGTGCTCGGCGAGCTGCTCGCCCGGCCGGACCTGATCGCCTCCTTCGAAGAGGGACGGCTGTTCACCCCCGGGTGGATCCAGACCCTCGGCGCAGTGCCGAACGAGTACCTGCACTACTTCTACTATCAGCGCGAGGCCCGGGCCGCCGAAGCGGCGGCAGAAGCCACCCGCGGCGTCTACCTGGAGCAGCAGCAGGGCGGCTTCTACGCCGCGGCGTCCGACCTGCCGGCGGAGCAGGCTGAGGCGCTGTGGGAGCGCACCCGCGCCGACCGGGAGGCCACCTACATGGCCACCAACCGGGAGGCGGCGGGCAGCTTCGAGCGGGACGAGAGCGATCTGGTCTCCGGAGGGTATGACCAGGTGGCGTTGGCGATCATGCACGCGATCGCGCACGACGACGGAGCCGAGCTGATCTTGAACGTCCCCAACGCTGGGCTGCTTCGCGAGCTGGACGAGCAGGCGGTGATCGAGGTGCCCTGTCGGGTGGATGCCGCAGGGGTGCATCCGCTCCCGGTCGACCCGTTGCCCGGCTATGCGCGGGGCCTGGTCACGACCGTGAAGTACGTGGAGCGGTGCACCATCGAGGCCGCCCTCACCGGTAGCAGGGACGCGGCCCTGAGGGCCCTGGCCGCCCACCCGCTGACCGACAGTGTGGCCGTGGCCGCCGAGGTACTCGAGGACTTCCTGGCCACGCACCCCCAGCTGGCCTACCTGCGGTAG
- a CDS encoding sigma-70 family RNA polymerase sigma factor, translated as MAERTPVATGAQPAGTGVLAERFAAQRRRLHAIATRMLGSHWDADDAVQETWIRLQRSDADSIENVEAWLTTVISRICVDQLRRTATRQEDLGAELPEPEQTGGAEHPEAAALTGDAVNMALLVLEELPPLERLAFVLHDVFGLPFDDIAPIVQRSSPATRQLASRARKRVARIDVHGERRRRSDAVDAFLRASRDGDFRRLLQVLDPEIRVRADSEVIAASAPFVAAGAPVLAPSLRGADAVARAFAGRASLARRALIDGAPGAVYLSEGTVAAAYLLHLQEGRIVQIEVIGNAERLDALDITAVQDPDAAR; from the coding sequence ATGGCTGAACGCACACCGGTAGCCACCGGCGCACAGCCGGCCGGTACGGGTGTGCTCGCCGAGAGGTTCGCTGCCCAGCGTCGCCGTCTGCACGCGATCGCCACCCGGATGCTCGGCTCGCACTGGGACGCCGATGACGCCGTACAGGAGACCTGGATCCGGCTGCAGCGCAGCGACGCTGACAGCATCGAGAACGTCGAGGCCTGGCTGACCACTGTCATCTCGAGGATCTGCGTGGACCAGCTGCGCCGGACGGCCACCCGGCAAGAAGATCTGGGCGCCGAGCTGCCCGAGCCGGAGCAGACCGGTGGGGCCGAGCATCCGGAGGCGGCGGCGCTGACCGGCGACGCGGTGAACATGGCTCTGCTGGTGCTCGAGGAGTTGCCACCGCTGGAACGGCTCGCGTTCGTGCTGCACGACGTGTTCGGCCTCCCGTTCGACGACATCGCACCGATCGTGCAGCGATCCTCGCCGGCTACCCGCCAGCTTGCCTCCCGGGCCCGCAAGCGAGTGGCCCGGATCGACGTCCACGGCGAACGCCGCCGTCGCAGCGATGCCGTCGACGCTTTCCTCCGAGCATCCCGAGACGGCGACTTTCGCCGCCTGCTGCAGGTGCTCGATCCGGAGATCAGGGTGCGCGCTGACTCCGAGGTGATCGCCGCGTCGGCGCCGTTCGTCGCCGCGGGTGCACCGGTCCTGGCGCCGTCGCTGCGAGGAGCGGACGCGGTGGCGCGAGCATTTGCCGGCCGCGCGTCGCTGGCCCGCCGCGCGCTGATCGACGGGGCACCCGGTGCCGTCTACCTCAGTGAGGGAACGGTAGCGGCGGCCTATCTCCTGCACCTGCAGGAAGGCAGGATCGTGCAGATCGAGGTGATCGGTAACGCCGAACGCCTCGATGCGCTCGACATCACCGCTGTACAGGACCCAGACGCCGCCCGCTGA
- a CDS encoding LacI family DNA-binding transcriptional regulator → MAVNLRDVARRADVSVPTASRVLSGSTYPVAQDLRLRVIEAARDLDYVPNAQAQALLSGDPRTVGVLVGTVDDPYFSEIVNGVQDVATARHLLVTICNTDRDIDRELEYFRLLQAHRTGYVIIAGSGLVDEAYIAGMDARIRSFTASGGRAVAIGAPQVPVDRVVTDNAGGARALGRHLLDLGHRQIGVLVGVANVGSTIERLDGLRSVAEDAGGVLHLRRGEATRDAGYTGAGELLAAHPEITALVGTADQMAIGALSWLRDHGRRVPDEVSVAGFNDIAVSRDLQLTSVRLPLRQMGSAALTLALTPAPDQELIETALPTQLVVRATTAAPPAAT, encoded by the coding sequence ATGGCGGTGAACCTGCGGGATGTCGCGCGCCGGGCGGATGTCTCGGTGCCGACGGCCTCCCGGGTGCTCTCCGGCAGCACCTACCCGGTGGCCCAGGACCTGCGCCTCCGGGTGATCGAGGCCGCGCGCGACCTGGACTATGTACCGAACGCCCAGGCGCAGGCACTGCTCAGCGGTGACCCGCGCACTGTCGGGGTGCTGGTCGGTACCGTGGACGACCCGTACTTCTCCGAGATCGTCAACGGCGTGCAGGACGTTGCCACCGCCCGGCACCTGCTGGTCACCATCTGCAACACCGACCGGGACATCGACCGGGAGCTGGAATACTTCCGCCTGCTCCAGGCACACCGCACCGGGTATGTGATCATCGCCGGATCCGGACTGGTGGACGAGGCGTACATCGCCGGGATGGACGCCCGGATCCGGTCCTTCACTGCCAGCGGTGGGCGGGCGGTGGCGATCGGAGCGCCGCAGGTCCCGGTGGACCGGGTCGTCACCGACAACGCCGGCGGGGCACGTGCCCTGGGTCGGCATCTGCTCGACCTGGGGCATCGGCAGATCGGTGTACTGGTCGGCGTGGCCAACGTCGGCTCCACGATCGAGCGCCTGGACGGCCTGCGCTCCGTGGCCGAGGACGCGGGCGGGGTGCTGCACCTGCGCCGCGGTGAGGCCACCCGGGACGCGGGCTATACCGGTGCCGGCGAGCTGCTTGCGGCGCACCCGGAGATCACTGCCCTGGTGGGAACGGCGGACCAGATGGCGATCGGTGCCCTGTCCTGGCTGCGCGACCACGGTCGCCGCGTCCCCGACGAGGTCTCGGTGGCCGGGTTCAACGACATCGCGGTCTCCCGGGACCTGCAGCTGACCTCGGTGCGGCTGCCGCTACGGCAGATGGGCTCGGCCGCACTGACGCTCGCCCTCACCCCGGCACCGGACCAGGAGCTGATCGAGACCGCACTGCCCACACAGCTGGTGGTACGGGCCACGACCGCAGCCCCACCTGCAGCCACCTGA
- a CDS encoding Nramp family divalent metal transporter, with product MTSTSSSAPPRRGFAKLGPAFITAALVFGPGSITTASSMGADFAYDLVWVPVIATVLMLCFVDLCVRIGLSTDSGPIGTISKRFTRVAGVLVGLGAFAVTASFQAGNSAGTGAAMSVLFGGDSTLFAILFTLVALGFVWLPSFYRQLERVMVVIILALVVIFVLTMVVARPDFGQVVAGLVPSFPSGSAALVVGAAATTFSVVGALYQIQLVREKGWTAADYRTARKDAVTGTLILGGLSFVIMVAAAAVLNPRGASVQSPADMAAILEPAIGGWASTLFALGLWAAAFSSLIGNSTIGGGMLAGALNIEEGGLSSRKVKLCITAVIVLGGVVATIFGGLPVQLIITAQAVTIFVVPAIGVLLVWLGRVPERGALKLPTAQFVLAIAGVLFLILLAINYLRNLL from the coding sequence ATGACATCGACGTCTTCATCGGCGCCACCGCGGCGCGGGTTTGCCAAGCTCGGGCCGGCGTTCATCACTGCCGCGCTCGTGTTCGGACCAGGGAGTATCACCACTGCCAGCTCGATGGGTGCGGACTTTGCCTACGACCTGGTCTGGGTGCCGGTGATCGCTACGGTCCTGATGCTCTGCTTCGTCGACCTGTGCGTGCGGATCGGGCTGAGCACCGATTCCGGACCGATCGGGACGATCTCCAAGCGCTTCACCCGGGTGGCCGGGGTGCTGGTGGGTCTGGGTGCCTTCGCGGTGACCGCCAGCTTCCAGGCCGGGAACTCGGCGGGCACCGGTGCGGCGATGTCGGTGCTGTTCGGCGGGGACTCGACACTGTTCGCGATCCTGTTCACCCTCGTGGCGCTCGGCTTCGTCTGGCTGCCCTCGTTCTATCGTCAGCTCGAGCGGGTGATGGTGGTGATCATCCTCGCGCTAGTGGTCATCTTCGTGCTCACCATGGTGGTGGCTCGACCGGACTTCGGCCAGGTTGTCGCTGGGCTCGTGCCGAGCTTCCCCTCGGGCTCAGCAGCCCTCGTGGTCGGCGCGGCCGCCACCACCTTCTCCGTGGTCGGTGCGCTCTACCAGATCCAGCTGGTGCGGGAGAAGGGCTGGACGGCGGCCGACTACCGGACCGCGCGCAAGGATGCGGTCACCGGAACGCTGATCCTGGGCGGCCTGTCCTTCGTCATCATGGTGGCCGCCGCCGCGGTGCTGAACCCGCGCGGGGCGAGCGTGCAGTCCCCGGCAGATATGGCCGCCATCCTGGAACCGGCGATCGGCGGCTGGGCCTCGACCCTGTTCGCGCTCGGTCTCTGGGCAGCCGCGTTCTCCTCCCTGATCGGCAACTCCACGATCGGTGGCGGCATGCTCGCTGGCGCACTGAACATCGAGGAGGGCGGGCTGTCCTCCCGCAAGGTGAAGCTATGCATCACCGCCGTCATCGTCCTCGGTGGCGTGGTGGCCACCATCTTCGGCGGACTGCCGGTCCAGCTGATCATCACCGCCCAGGCGGTGACCATCTTCGTGGTCCCGGCGATCGGCGTCCTGCTCGTCTGGCTCGGCCGTGTGCCAGAGCGCGGGGCACTGAAGCTGCCGACGGCACAGTTCGTGCTCGCGATCGCCGGAGTGCTCTTCCTGATCCTGCTCGCCATCAACTATCTGAGGAACTTGCTGTGA